A portion of the Acipenser ruthenus chromosome 38, fAciRut3.2 maternal haplotype, whole genome shotgun sequence genome contains these proteins:
- the LOC117433546 gene encoding zinc finger protein 724-like isoform X3, with protein sequence MEPVHVTEEGVEWKHSAKPKQFKQQTHDVQNHKETPALQSDSTAEDISDLGSLHSKEEVIDPELEAACITDETTEPVLESDPFAADVNELGSGYNLREVPEHKITLDMDQEPQSNPCPHCQFSFYEEHLEKHIKDTHPEQIPAADSPCSCSVCGRSFSRPYSLKEHQRIHTRETPYHCSECDQSFGRLFSFKRHQQLHRDEAPFHCSDCGKSFRESENTGKFTLERHLITVLSAGAVFARLDLLQLTSAFTQERGPITVLNAGKDFEWHGPFKPTCEFTKERLPFFVASVEKVLGCRDTLKSTSEFTPEKHHIAVPNVERALEN encoded by the exons ATGGAACCAGTTCATGTTACAGAAGAGGGTGTGGAGTGGAAACACTCAGCAAAACCAAAGCAGTTTAAACAGCAGACACATGATGTTCAAAACCACAAGGAGACTCCTGCTCTACAATCTGACTCCACTGCAGAGGATATCAGCGATCTAGGATCCCTCCACAGTAAAGAGGAGGTCATTGATCCTGAACTGGAAGCTGCGTGCATTACAGATGAGACCACTGAGCCCGTCCTGGAATCTGACCCATTTGCAGCTGATGTCAACGAGCTGGGATCTGGGTACAATTTACGGGAAGTCCCTGAACATAAGATAACAT TGGATATGGACCAAGAACCTCAATCTAATCCCTGTCcccactgccagttctctttcTATGAGGAACACCTTGAGAAGCATATAAAGGACACCCACCCAGAACAGATTCCCGCTGCAGACTCCCCGTGCAGCTGTTCTgtatgtgggaggagtttcagtcGTCCATACTCCCTTAaagaacaccagcgaattcacacaagAGAAACGCCCTATCACTGCTCTGAGTGCGATCAGAGCTTTGGTCGGTTATTTTCCTTCAAACGACACCAGCAGCTTCACAGAGACGAGGCCCCATTTCACTGCTccgattgtgggaagagtttccgtgaGTCAGAAAACACCggcaaattcacactggagaggcaccttatcactgtactgagtgCGGGAGCAGTTTTCGCGAGGCTGGATCTCTTACAACTCacaagcgcattcacacaggagagaggccctatcactgtactgaatgcgGGAAAAGATTTCGAGTGGCATGGTCCCTTCAAGCCCACCTGCGAATTCACAAAGGAGAGACTCCCTTTCTTTGTGGCGAGTGTGGAAAAGGTTTTAGGCTGTCGGGACACCTTAAAaagcaccagcgaattcacaccgGAGAAACACCATATCGCTGTACCGAATGTGGAAAGAGCTTTAGAGAATTAG
- the LOC117433546 gene encoding zinc finger protein 724-like isoform X1: MKRIISTSVRIRLVLQTKREAVPLYAIHTDPSSGFFGCFAWNCEFLCGFTTGRSAAAALTVRRVSSCPGPQSTCEFTQARPRTDGANVLLDSKERTMEPVHVTEEGVEWKHSAKPKQFKQQTHDVQNHKETPALQSDSTAEDISDLGSLHSKEEVIDPELEAACITDETTEPVLESDPFAADVNELGSGYNLREVPEHKITLDMDQEPQSNPCPHCQFSFYEEHLEKHIKDTHPEQIPAADSPCSCSVCGRSFSRPYSLKEHQRIHTRETPYHCSECDQSFGRLFSFKRHQQLHRDEAPFHCSDCGKSFRESENTGKFTLERHLITVLSAGAVFARLDLLQLTSAFTQERGPITVLNAGKDFEWHGPFKPTCEFTKERLPFFVASVEKVLGCRDTLKSTSEFTPEKHHIAVPNVERALEN, encoded by the exons ATGAAAAGAATTATATCGACCAGTGTCCGGATACGCCTCGTTCTTCAAACCAAACGGGAGGCAGTTCCGCTCTATG caatccacacagatCCGAGCAGCGGTTTCTTCGGCTGTTTCGCTTGGAATTGTGAATTCCTCTGCGGATTCACCACGGGGAGATCCGCTGCAGCTGCACTGACTGTAAGAAGAGTTTCAAGCTGTCCTGGTCCTCAAAGCACCTgcgaattcacacaggcgagACCCCGTACAGATGGAGCGAAT GTTCTCTTGGATTCAAAAGAAAGGACGATGGAACCAGTTCATGTTACAGAAGAGGGTGTGGAGTGGAAACACTCAGCAAAACCAAAGCAGTTTAAACAGCAGACACATGATGTTCAAAACCACAAGGAGACTCCTGCTCTACAATCTGACTCCACTGCAGAGGATATCAGCGATCTAGGATCCCTCCACAGTAAAGAGGAGGTCATTGATCCTGAACTGGAAGCTGCGTGCATTACAGATGAGACCACTGAGCCCGTCCTGGAATCTGACCCATTTGCAGCTGATGTCAACGAGCTGGGATCTGGGTACAATTTACGGGAAGTCCCTGAACATAAGATAACAT TGGATATGGACCAAGAACCTCAATCTAATCCCTGTCcccactgccagttctctttcTATGAGGAACACCTTGAGAAGCATATAAAGGACACCCACCCAGAACAGATTCCCGCTGCAGACTCCCCGTGCAGCTGTTCTgtatgtgggaggagtttcagtcGTCCATACTCCCTTAaagaacaccagcgaattcacacaagAGAAACGCCCTATCACTGCTCTGAGTGCGATCAGAGCTTTGGTCGGTTATTTTCCTTCAAACGACACCAGCAGCTTCACAGAGACGAGGCCCCATTTCACTGCTccgattgtgggaagagtttccgtgaGTCAGAAAACACCggcaaattcacactggagaggcaccttatcactgtactgagtgCGGGAGCAGTTTTCGCGAGGCTGGATCTCTTACAACTCacaagcgcattcacacaggagagaggccctatcactgtactgaatgcgGGAAAAGATTTCGAGTGGCATGGTCCCTTCAAGCCCACCTGCGAATTCACAAAGGAGAGACTCCCTTTCTTTGTGGCGAGTGTGGAAAAGGTTTTAGGCTGTCGGGACACCTTAAAaagcaccagcgaattcacaccgGAGAAACACCATATCGCTGTACCGAATGTGGAAAGAGCTTTAGAGAATTAG
- the LOC117434127 gene encoding E3 ubiquitin-protein ligase TRIM39-like: protein MTMKKVHSLSDYNTHNRKQTERMATGKTLEELHSELTCSICKELFNEPVILECGDHFCRNCISQLWGKNKGSFSCPRCSALVERSLRPNLLLTNVVDSVRRSRAEALHASLKETKCEEHREELKLFCEDDQRAICVVCGCSREHKTHNVIPIKEAFQTYKEKLSKSLWRIQQQIQEATQLKAEVDQKRLALKEQAESLEVQIEDDFTKLHQFLDQEEGVLISKLRKEEEGLRKQLDENGSYVTAEVSRLEQAARDLENKLTLQETPELLKDIKHLLRRTEVKFQKPEEVYVSLQAGEYMGPLQYRVWKKMKSILNPVASPVTLDQDTAHPQLIVSDSRTSVRVGDTIQALPDNPERFTKYLIVLGSEGFVSGRHYWEVEVGDKIEWELGVARKSVKRKGEITASPGNGFWRLILRNGNQYQACTSPPIRLSMKVKPRKIGVFLDYEGGQVSFYNADDMVHLYTFTDTFSKKIYPYFYPGDNEGGKNKALMKIFTPQL, encoded by the exons ATGACAATGAAAAAAGTGCACTCTCTTTCAGACTACAACACTCACAACAGAAAACAGACTGAGAGAATGGCTACTGGAAAAACCTTAGAGGAACTGCACAGTGAGCTCACGTGTTCAATCTGTAAAGAGCTCTTCAATGAGCCTGTCATTTTGGAGTGCGGTGATCACTTTTGCAGGAACTGCATCAGCCAGCTCTGGGGGAAAAATAAAGGCAGTTTCTCTTGTCCTCGGTGCAGCGCCTTGGTAGAAAGGAGCCTCCGGCCCAACCTGCTTCTGACTAACGTTGTGGACAGCGTGAGGCGGTCGAGAGCGGAGGCCCTGCATGCATCTCTGAAGGAGACTAAGTGCGAAGAGCACAGAGAGGAGCTGAAGCTGTTCTGTGAAGATGACCAGAGAGCGATCTGTGTGGTGTGCGGCTGCTCCAGGGAGCACAAAACCCACAATGTTATACCCATCAAGGAAGCCTTCCAGACCTACAAg GAGAAGTTATCAAAGTCCCTGTGGAGAATTCAACAGCAAATACAAGAAGCCACTCAGTTAAAGGCAGAAGTAGACCAGAAGAGATTAGCCCTAAAG GAGCAGGCTGAAAGCCTGGAAGTGCAGATTGAAGATGACTTTACTAAACTTCACCAGTTCCTGGATCAGGAAGAAGGGGTTCTGATTAGTAAGCTACGGAAAGAGGAAGAGGGGCTCCGGAAACAACTGGATGAAAACGGGAGCTATGTTACAGCAGAAGTGAGCAGATTGGAGCAAGCAGCCAGAGATCTGGAAAATAAACTGACACTCCAGGAAACCCCTGAGTTACTTAAG GATATTAAACATCTCCTCCGTAG GACGGAGGTGAAGTTTCAGAAACCAGAAGAGGTTTATGTTAGCCTGCAGGCTGGAGAATATATGGGACCTCTCCAGTACAGAGTGTGGAAGAAGATGAAAAGCATCCTTAATCCAG TTGCCTCCCCAGTGACTCTGGATCAAGACACTGCACACCCCCAGCTTATTGTATCAGATTCTCGGACCAGTGTCAGAGTGGGAGACACCATCCAAGCTCTCCCAGACAATCCAGAAAGGTTTACCAAGTATCTCATTGTCTTGGGCTCTGAGGGTTTCGTGTCTGGGAGacactactgggaggtggaggtgggtgACAAAATCGAGTGGGAGCTGGGTGTGGCCAGAAAGTCTGTCAAAAGGAAAGGGGAGATTACCGCCTCCCCAGGGAATGGATTCTGGCGCTTGATTCTGAGGAATGGCAATCAGTATCAGGCTTGTACCTCACCCCCGATCCGCTTATCTATGAAAGTCAAGCCCAGGAAGATTGGAGTGTTCCTAGACTATGAAGGCGGGCAGGTGTCGTTTTACAATGCAGATGACATGGTCCAtctctacactttcactgacacttTCTCTAAAAAAATCTACCCTTACTTTTATCCTGGTGACAACGAAGGGGGTAAAAATAAGGCGCTCATGAAAATCTTTACCCCTCAGTTATAA
- the LOC117433546 gene encoding zinc finger protein 724-like isoform X2, with translation MVLLDSKERTMEPVHVTEEGVEWKHSAKPKQFKQQTHDVQNHKETPALQSDSTAEDISDLGSLHSKEEVIDPELEAACITDETTEPVLESDPFAADVNELGSGYNLREVPEHKITLDMDQEPQSNPCPHCQFSFYEEHLEKHIKDTHPEQIPAADSPCSCSVCGRSFSRPYSLKEHQRIHTRETPYHCSECDQSFGRLFSFKRHQQLHRDEAPFHCSDCGKSFRESENTGKFTLERHLITVLSAGAVFARLDLLQLTSAFTQERGPITVLNAGKDFEWHGPFKPTCEFTKERLPFFVASVEKVLGCRDTLKSTSEFTPEKHHIAVPNVERALEN, from the exons ATG GTTCTCTTGGATTCAAAAGAAAGGACGATGGAACCAGTTCATGTTACAGAAGAGGGTGTGGAGTGGAAACACTCAGCAAAACCAAAGCAGTTTAAACAGCAGACACATGATGTTCAAAACCACAAGGAGACTCCTGCTCTACAATCTGACTCCACTGCAGAGGATATCAGCGATCTAGGATCCCTCCACAGTAAAGAGGAGGTCATTGATCCTGAACTGGAAGCTGCGTGCATTACAGATGAGACCACTGAGCCCGTCCTGGAATCTGACCCATTTGCAGCTGATGTCAACGAGCTGGGATCTGGGTACAATTTACGGGAAGTCCCTGAACATAAGATAACAT TGGATATGGACCAAGAACCTCAATCTAATCCCTGTCcccactgccagttctctttcTATGAGGAACACCTTGAGAAGCATATAAAGGACACCCACCCAGAACAGATTCCCGCTGCAGACTCCCCGTGCAGCTGTTCTgtatgtgggaggagtttcagtcGTCCATACTCCCTTAaagaacaccagcgaattcacacaagAGAAACGCCCTATCACTGCTCTGAGTGCGATCAGAGCTTTGGTCGGTTATTTTCCTTCAAACGACACCAGCAGCTTCACAGAGACGAGGCCCCATTTCACTGCTccgattgtgggaagagtttccgtgaGTCAGAAAACACCggcaaattcacactggagaggcaccttatcactgtactgagtgCGGGAGCAGTTTTCGCGAGGCTGGATCTCTTACAACTCacaagcgcattcacacaggagagaggccctatcactgtactgaatgcgGGAAAAGATTTCGAGTGGCATGGTCCCTTCAAGCCCACCTGCGAATTCACAAAGGAGAGACTCCCTTTCTTTGTGGCGAGTGTGGAAAAGGTTTTAGGCTGTCGGGACACCTTAAAaagcaccagcgaattcacaccgGAGAAACACCATATCGCTGTACCGAATGTGGAAAGAGCTTTAGAGAATTAG